One Polaribacter reichenbachii genomic window, AAAAGCGTTAATTTTAAACTAATGAACAGCATAATTCCTATTGAAATTATTACTGTTAAAGGCTCTCTCACCAAAGTTTCAATTGATGTTAAAATAGAGTTTTCTACTTCTTGTACATCAGAAGTCATCCTTGCAATGATATCTCCTTTCCTTTTTTCTGTGAAATAAGAAATAGGTAGTTCTACAATTTTACGATATAAATTATCTCTTAAATCTTTTACAATTCCTGTACGTAAAAAAGTAATTACATAAGATGCTAAATACCTAAAAAGGTTTTTAAAAAAGAATAAAGATAAAGATAAGAGACATATAAATAATAAAACATTAACCTCACCTTCTTGAGCTATTTTATTAGATATAAAATAATTAAAATTACCTTCTAAATAAGAGCCTAAATTTGATAGACCTTCGTAATTAGGTTTTTTATAAACAGCTTTATCAACACCAAATAATATATTTAAAACTGGTATAAATGCTAAAACTGATAAAACATTAAATATTGCATAAAAAATATTAAAGAGAATATTTAAAAGCGTAAACTTTCTATATTCTCTTTCATATTTAAGAATGTCCTTAAAGTGGCTCATTAATTTAATTTCATCTCTTTTATAATACGTTGAATTTTTGCATCTAATTCTGCTTCAACTTGATCTGCATTTTCAGTTGCGTCTAATTCGCTATTTACACTAAAGTAAAATTTAATTTTTGGTTCTGTACCACTTGGTCTAGCAGCAATTCTTGTACCAGAAGCTGTTTGATAAATTAAAACATTAGATTTTGGTAAATCAATAGCTGTAACTTCTCCTGTAATTAAATTCTTTTTTGTAGAAGCGTCATAATCAGAAAGTGATTCTATTTTTTCTCCATCAATTTCAGTTAATGGGTTGTTACGCATATCACTTAAAATTTGCTGAATTTCTGCTGCACCATCCATCCCTTTTTTAACGATAGAAATTAAATGCTCTTTGTAGTATTTATTTTCTACATAAATATTTAATAATTCTTCGTAAAAAGAGCTTCCATTTTGTTTTGCATAAGCAGCAACTTCACAAGCTAAAAGAGTTGCTGTTACAGCATCTTTATCGCGTACAAAACCACCAACCATATAACCAAAACTTTCTTCTCCACCACCAATAAAGTCTAACTCTGGGAAATCTTTTACCATTTTGGCAATCCATTTAAAACCAGTTAAACCAACTTTAGTTTCTACTCCTTTTTTAGCAGCTACATCATTTACTAACTCTGTAGAAACAATAGTAGAACCTACAAATTGTTTACCATTTAATTTGCCTTCTTCTTTCCATTTACGTAATAAAAAATCTGTCATAACAACCATAGTTTGGTTACCATTCATTAACTTCATATTACCTTCTAAATCTCTAACAGCAACTCCTAAACGATCACAATCTGGGTCTGTACCAATTACAATATCCGCTCCAATTTTATCAGCTAAATCAGTAGCCATTTTTAATGCTTCTGGTTCTTCTGGATTTGGTGATTTTACTGTTGGGAAATCTCCATCAGGTTTTCTTTGTTCTTCAACAATATGTATATCATTATAACCAGCACCAGCCAAAGCATCTGGCACAGACATAATTGATGTTCCGTGTAAAGAAGTAAAAACAATTTTTAAATCGTCTCTTTTAATATTTTCTGATAAAGAACCATTTTTTACAGATGCTTTAATAAAAA contains:
- a CDS encoding phospho-sugar mutase, translating into MNEILDKAKQWLTPIFDVETQTEIQELIANNPDDLADRFYKDMAFGTGGMRGLMGAGTNRINKYTLGRATQGLSNYLIENVEKEQLSVVIAYDCRHNSKKFAKVVADVLSANNIKVFLFEDLRPTPELSFAVRHLGCDAGIVLTASHNPPEYNGYKVYWADGGQIVPPNDGGIINEVNSLDFSEIKFDANEDLIEVIGKDVDDVFIKASVKNGSLSENIKRDDLKIVFTSLHGTSIMSVPDALAGAGYNDIHIVEEQRKPDGDFPTVKSPNPEEPEALKMATDLADKIGADIVIGTDPDCDRLGVAVRDLEGNMKLMNGNQTMVVMTDFLLRKWKEEGKLNGKQFVGSTIVSTELVNDVAAKKGVETKVGLTGFKWIAKMVKDFPELDFIGGGEESFGYMVGGFVRDKDAVTATLLACEVAAYAKQNGSSFYEELLNIYVENKYYKEHLISIVKKGMDGAAEIQQILSDMRNNPLTEIDGEKIESLSDYDASTKKNLITGEVTAIDLPKSNVLIYQTASGTRIAARPSGTEPKIKFYFSVNSELDATENADQVEAELDAKIQRIIKEMKLN